In Saccharothrix violaceirubra, the following are encoded in one genomic region:
- a CDS encoding RNA polymerase sigma factor has protein sequence MGDQELWDAAVTGDAEAFGELFGRHHDAVYNYCFRRVASWSVAEDLVSAVFLEAWRTRRRLVLDTGSLLPWLIGVATRVTHRHRRSGTRYDALLRRIPAGPPEPELAETVAAKIDDERRMADVLAAIAGLPKRERDVIAVCVFGELDYASAAIALGVPVGTVRSRLSRARRRLAALVPPVPLSSNR, from the coding sequence ATGGGCGACCAGGAGCTGTGGGACGCGGCCGTGACCGGCGACGCCGAGGCGTTCGGCGAGTTGTTCGGCCGCCACCACGACGCCGTGTACAACTACTGCTTCCGCCGGGTGGCATCGTGGTCGGTGGCCGAGGACCTCGTCTCCGCGGTGTTCCTGGAGGCGTGGCGCACCCGCCGTCGACTCGTGCTCGACACCGGGTCGCTGCTGCCGTGGCTGATCGGCGTGGCCACCCGGGTGACCCACCGGCACCGGCGGTCCGGGACCCGCTACGACGCGCTGCTCCGGCGGATCCCGGCCGGTCCACCCGAGCCGGAACTGGCCGAGACCGTGGCCGCGAAGATCGACGACGAACGGCGCATGGCCGACGTGCTCGCCGCGATCGCGGGACTGCCCAAGCGGGAACGGGACGTCATCGCCGTGTGCGTGTTCGGCGAGTTGGACTACGCGTCCGCCGCGATCGCGTTAGGCGTTCCGGTCGGCACCGTGCGCTCACGGTTGTCCCGCGCACGCCGCCGCCTCGCCGCGCTCGTGCCGCCCGTCCCGCTGTCCTCGAACCGATGA